The following proteins are encoded in a genomic region of Chryseobacterium cucumeris:
- a CDS encoding alkaline phosphatase PhoX — protein MKKKLLAVGALAILASSGLQAQTLIFNKNASWSYKDNNQAQPAGWNAQTYDISTWAVGNGPLGYGDPVTTTINSGLTTAYFAKDFTVDLSTLSDTIEFGVMRDDGIIVYLNGEEVVRDNMPAGAVTFNTFSSTTIDGAAESVYNIFSIPKSKFVNGVNRFSIELHNRSTTSSDLRIDAYLKTTTNTTIPVACNGTHISCFTSIVPTAQTNKLIIPAEHKYQLILKEGDSYTEGGGLVGGQNDFTGYVPKTGSSTNGYLSVNHETNPGGVTMAEINYNATSKLWQLTKSRAVSFSDPSLVQTIRNCSGGVTPWGTIVTAEESVTSNDVNNDGYKDYGWLVEIDPATAQVISKNPNGTKGKLWQMGIMNHENVVINNAGTIAYYGEDGGTHLVYKYVMDTPNDLSSGNLYVLKLDQGLTAAGDPVGTTATWIQVPNKEKADQNNTNTNALSLGGTKFNGVEDVDISPLDGKIYFTAKGLDRVYRLQDNGTTASQVETFVGGSSSVYSFNTAQGMKSEAWGDGNDNLTFDELGNLWVLQDGGKNYIWVIAPDHTQANPKVRLFASMPAGSEPTGLTFTPDHKFGFFSIQHPDSTISTDVDATGNTIDYRGKSATVVIALKNNLGTEGTLGTIDTKIEENTVTVAPNPTSGVVKINSVKGLKDISVTAYSMDGKIVYTKKFNGTNKALDLDFTQQLEGSRVLVLNIEAEGGFQKTVKLVKK, from the coding sequence ATGAAGAAAAAACTACTAGCAGTGGGAGCTTTGGCTATACTGGCCAGTTCTGGTCTTCAGGCGCAGACCTTGATATTCAATAAGAATGCGTCATGGAGCTATAAAGATAACAACCAGGCGCAGCCAGCCGGTTGGAATGCCCAAACCTATGATATTTCAACATGGGCAGTAGGAAACGGTCCGTTGGGATATGGAGATCCTGTAACTACTACCATCAATTCAGGGCTTACTACAGCCTATTTTGCTAAAGATTTTACGGTAGATCTTTCAACGCTTTCCGATACTATAGAGTTTGGTGTGATGAGAGATGATGGTATTATTGTATACCTTAACGGAGAAGAAGTTGTAAGAGATAATATGCCTGCAGGTGCTGTTACATTCAATACTTTCTCCAGTACTACTATTGACGGGGCAGCAGAGAGTGTTTATAACATTTTTTCAATTCCAAAATCAAAATTTGTAAACGGTGTTAACAGATTTTCTATTGAATTACATAACAGAAGTACAACCAGTTCAGACTTAAGAATTGATGCTTATCTGAAAACGACTACCAATACAACTATTCCTGTAGCTTGTAACGGAACGCATATCAGTTGTTTTACTTCAATTGTTCCTACAGCACAAACCAATAAGTTAATTATTCCTGCTGAACACAAATACCAGCTTATTTTAAAAGAAGGAGACAGCTATACCGAAGGCGGAGGATTGGTAGGAGGTCAGAATGACTTTACCGGTTATGTTCCAAAAACAGGAAGTAGTACCAACGGATACCTTTCTGTCAATCATGAAACGAATCCCGGAGGAGTTACCATGGCAGAAATCAACTATAACGCGACTTCAAAACTTTGGCAGCTGACAAAATCAAGAGCGGTAAGTTTCTCAGATCCAAGTTTGGTACAGACGATCAGGAACTGTTCCGGAGGAGTTACGCCGTGGGGAACTATAGTCACTGCAGAAGAATCTGTAACTTCCAATGATGTGAACAATGACGGTTATAAAGATTATGGCTGGCTGGTAGAGATTGATCCTGCTACTGCTCAGGTTATATCTAAAAACCCTAACGGGACAAAAGGTAAGCTTTGGCAGATGGGAATCATGAACCACGAGAACGTGGTGATCAATAATGCGGGAACTATAGCATATTATGGAGAAGACGGTGGAACTCACTTGGTGTACAAATATGTAATGGATACTCCTAATGATCTCTCTTCTGGAAACCTTTACGTATTAAAACTGGATCAGGGATTAACGGCTGCAGGAGATCCGGTAGGAACTACAGCGACATGGATTCAGGTTCCGAATAAAGAAAAAGCAGATCAGAATAATACCAATACCAACGCCCTGTCATTAGGTGGAACAAAATTCAACGGGGTAGAAGATGTTGATATCAGCCCGCTGGATGGTAAAATCTATTTTACAGCCAAAGGATTAGACAGAGTATACCGTTTACAGGATAACGGAACTACTGCTTCTCAGGTAGAAACATTTGTAGGTGGAAGTTCTTCTGTATATTCTTTCAATACAGCTCAGGGAATGAAATCTGAAGCCTGGGGAGACGGAAATGACAACCTTACTTTCGATGAACTTGGAAACCTTTGGGTACTTCAGGATGGTGGTAAAAACTATATCTGGGTCATTGCTCCGGATCATACACAGGCCAATCCGAAAGTAAGACTATTTGCTTCTATGCCGGCTGGTTCGGAACCTACAGGATTGACATTTACTCCTGATCATAAATTTGGTTTCTTCTCTATCCAGCATCCGGATTCTACGATTTCTACAGACGTAGATGCAACAGGAAATACGATTGATTACAGAGGGAAATCAGCAACAGTTGTTATTGCCCTTAAAAATAATCTTGGAACTGAAGGAACTTTAGGGACTATTGATACCAAAATTGAAGAGAATACAGTAACGGTAGCACCGAACCCAACTTCAGGAGTGGTAAAAATCAATTCTGTAAAAGGATTGAAAGATATTTCTGTAACAGCTTACAGCATGGACGGGAAAATCGTTTACACGAAGAAATTCAACGGAACCAATAAAGCATTGGATCTTGATTTCACACAACAGTTGGAAGGATCACGAGTTTTAGTTTTAAATATTGAAGCTGAAGGAGGATTCCAGAAAACAGTTAAACTTGTAAAGAAATAA
- a CDS encoding LamG-like jellyroll fold domain-containing protein, translated as MMKIKRLLLPTLLISALYHTQNLPAARNETEEDEDIEYELRHKSQPWFSEMKDNADYFKVKASFDKYFGNHRWEKSKPRSIGEDWLRTKLFYLDNQGKVTPEPLLFNQPKVKNIALLPTQTQVGDWTIIGPVNSASTNYSNKYNHGGYVFLTRIDPTNAQKMFVSFVTGGLWRTIDGGTSWNLVDNGFPDSKYNDIDVCIANPQTVYALSNTQLIKSIDGGLNWTATTMTSANYSGKAYDIAVSPSNANIAVVHWGTSLYRTSDGGNTWSAVQTGLPADYQIGDSSTQSESLEWDPNDENSVYFGSSSNNNIFKVYKSTNKGVSFTQLNSTTLDTTANGQIIGWVKVFLPTNNTSSFYVAAGSGANAYGHQAVHLYKFNKTTGAVENSRINMVPGSGGINSLHHGDIQMDRNDENKIVYGTYGVDQIRISTDNGVTFTTPASYTHPDIRSMDFVNGKFVTGSDGEMAASGNLGVTITTLTNSIGNHELWGFGSAFKTNLVASGNNHGPVMIKESANGFDWYNGTGADQGNTDVNPLDDRYIYSQGYSNYRYFRTGVNTLINEPNFLDLGGIYAYFNSIEFHPNKYYTMITHHAGQYPTGNPNLATWKNSLIKTEDNGNSISIVKTFGNQVFREKISAKNPNVMIVVEGLTNNKLWKTTDAGLTWTDITPNTTVTSGQTNISDIAIGDDDPDKIWITYSGVQSSCKVLKSGDGGATWTNLSSSVLTTSPITKIIFQRGSNGGVYVGNKAGIFYRNNVMQNWVMLGNGLPMCDVRFMFINYNENKLKIGTSRGAFEHALYEISPPSALISVGNNKISCPAAEKVQFKDYSVVHNASATWQWSFPGGTPSTSTLENPLVSYAGAANGTYPVTLTVTDQYGTSTQTLNNFIEINNQCGTGQPDKIPGNSIKLTGQTTGDYIKVDNTNLNKNSFTFSCWIKPNGIQTDYSGVFMSQDGSNPFGMNFREGNNTIGFHPDWSWSSGLQAPVGQWSHIALVSNGTNVKIYVNGKESVNNTALPSEVFNVLFLGSYGRGYTNRFTQLEMDEVAIWNRPLSIDEIRQWRHLTKSIAGDPILNGLVYYLQFNESAGNITVNKNNSGTFASYQGTGYTRLASNAPVFEGVSEKMNITSSGVKDFTASGISMEFNSGTYPNGDVWISRGTINPDQLPNTDTNFGFYTIINNYGTNLAFSPLASLSFYKNTGFGNYLNPSSYSLFKRGSNDFGSTWGTSVDNADQVSGTGLNTKVTFNTNLNVNSFSQFFLTNSSSTLSRVNSEVVKNQLPRIVPNPSAQGTPISVRVPKAWVGSQLIIYDMSGKKVAEIFSLKSEENIMLNLPKGSYIASYLSKTDTSREKFIIK; from the coding sequence ATGATGAAAATAAAACGACTTCTTTTACCTACATTGCTGATCTCAGCACTTTACCATACCCAAAATCTTCCGGCAGCAAGAAACGAGACTGAGGAGGATGAAGACATTGAATACGAATTAAGGCACAAGTCTCAGCCCTGGTTTTCTGAAATGAAAGACAATGCCGATTACTTTAAAGTAAAAGCCAGTTTCGACAAATATTTTGGGAATCACAGATGGGAAAAAAGCAAGCCGAGAAGCATTGGTGAAGACTGGCTAAGAACAAAATTGTTTTATTTGGACAATCAAGGGAAAGTTACCCCAGAACCTTTATTGTTTAATCAACCTAAAGTAAAAAATATTGCCTTATTACCCACACAAACACAAGTTGGTGATTGGACAATAATAGGGCCGGTGAATAGTGCGAGTACAAATTATTCCAACAAGTATAATCACGGAGGGTATGTATTTTTAACCAGGATAGATCCTACCAATGCTCAAAAGATGTTTGTATCCTTCGTAACCGGAGGGCTATGGCGTACCATAGATGGAGGAACGTCCTGGAATCTGGTAGACAATGGTTTTCCTGATTCTAAATATAATGACATTGACGTATGTATTGCCAACCCGCAAACAGTGTATGCATTAAGCAATACCCAGCTCATTAAATCTATAGATGGCGGACTTAACTGGACTGCCACCACGATGACTTCCGCAAACTATTCCGGAAAAGCTTATGATATTGCAGTTTCTCCTTCAAATGCCAATATTGCTGTGGTTCACTGGGGAACCTCATTGTACAGAACGAGTGATGGCGGAAATACCTGGAGTGCCGTTCAAACCGGTCTTCCTGCAGATTATCAGATTGGGGATTCTTCAACGCAGAGTGAATCTTTGGAATGGGATCCGAATGATGAGAATTCGGTTTATTTTGGCAGTTCATCAAACAATAATATTTTCAAAGTTTATAAATCAACTAATAAGGGAGTTAGCTTTACCCAATTAAATTCTACTACCCTGGATACTACTGCCAATGGGCAAATTATTGGCTGGGTTAAAGTCTTTTTGCCCACAAATAATACTTCTTCGTTCTATGTAGCAGCAGGTAGCGGTGCTAATGCTTATGGGCATCAGGCGGTTCATCTTTATAAATTTAATAAGACAACCGGAGCAGTTGAAAATTCCAGAATCAATATGGTTCCCGGTTCCGGAGGAATTAACAGTCTGCATCATGGCGACATACAAATGGACCGTAATGATGAAAATAAGATTGTATATGGAACTTATGGAGTGGATCAAATCAGGATTTCCACAGATAATGGAGTTACCTTTACTACTCCTGCGTCATATACCCATCCTGATATCAGATCCATGGATTTCGTGAACGGAAAATTTGTAACAGGCAGTGATGGGGAAATGGCAGCATCCGGCAATTTGGGAGTCACAATAACTACTTTAACCAACAGTATTGGTAATCATGAGCTTTGGGGTTTCGGAAGTGCTTTCAAAACCAATCTGGTTGCATCGGGAAATAATCATGGCCCCGTAATGATTAAGGAAAGTGCCAATGGTTTTGATTGGTATAACGGAACAGGGGCAGATCAAGGGAATACAGACGTTAATCCGTTAGATGACCGGTATATTTACAGCCAGGGATATAGTAATTACCGGTATTTCAGGACCGGCGTGAATACACTGATTAATGAACCTAATTTTCTGGATTTAGGAGGAATTTATGCTTATTTTAATTCCATAGAATTCCATCCCAATAAATACTATACCATGATTACCCATCATGCAGGTCAATATCCGACAGGCAACCCGAATTTGGCAACATGGAAAAATTCTCTTATTAAAACCGAAGACAACGGAAATAGTATATCTATTGTAAAAACCTTTGGCAATCAGGTATTCAGAGAAAAGATTTCTGCTAAAAATCCCAATGTAATGATTGTTGTTGAAGGTTTAACCAATAATAAACTTTGGAAGACGACAGACGCCGGGCTTACGTGGACTGATATTACCCCTAATACCACGGTAACTTCCGGACAAACCAATATATCAGATATTGCCATTGGAGATGATGATCCAGACAAAATATGGATAACTTACAGCGGTGTTCAGTCTTCATGCAAAGTATTAAAGTCGGGTGACGGAGGAGCAACCTGGACTAATCTCAGTTCTTCTGTACTCACTACTTCTCCTATTACGAAAATTATTTTCCAGAGAGGATCAAACGGCGGTGTGTATGTAGGCAATAAAGCAGGAATATTTTACAGAAATAATGTGATGCAGAATTGGGTAATGCTGGGTAATGGCTTGCCCATGTGTGATGTCCGTTTTATGTTTATCAATTACAATGAAAATAAATTAAAAATAGGAACATCCAGAGGTGCATTTGAGCATGCTTTATATGAGATAAGTCCTCCCAGTGCTTTAATATCAGTGGGAAATAATAAAATTAGCTGTCCGGCTGCAGAAAAAGTCCAGTTTAAAGATTATTCCGTTGTACATAATGCAAGTGCTACATGGCAATGGAGCTTTCCGGGAGGTACTCCTTCCACTTCCACATTAGAAAACCCATTGGTTTCTTATGCGGGAGCAGCGAACGGAACCTATCCCGTAACTTTAACGGTGACAGATCAATATGGAACAAGCACGCAGACACTCAATAATTTTATCGAAATCAATAATCAGTGTGGAACTGGCCAGCCGGACAAAATCCCTGGAAACAGCATAAAACTTACAGGTCAAACCACAGGCGATTATATTAAAGTAGATAACACCAACCTTAATAAAAATTCTTTTACATTCTCTTGCTGGATAAAACCCAACGGTATCCAGACCGATTACAGCGGTGTTTTTATGTCTCAGGATGGCAGTAATCCATTTGGAATGAATTTCAGAGAAGGCAACAACACTATCGGCTTTCACCCGGACTGGAGCTGGTCTTCCGGGTTACAGGCTCCGGTAGGGCAATGGTCACACATCGCATTGGTAAGCAACGGAACGAATGTAAAAATATATGTTAACGGAAAAGAAAGTGTAAATAATACAGCATTACCGTCTGAAGTTTTCAACGTCTTGTTTTTAGGAAGCTATGGAAGAGGTTATACGAACAGATTTACCCAATTGGAAATGGATGAAGTTGCCATCTGGAATAGGCCGCTATCCATTGATGAAATCAGACAATGGAGACACTTGACAAAAAGTATTGCCGGAGATCCTATTTTAAATGGATTGGTGTATTATCTTCAGTTCAATGAATCGGCCGGGAATATTACGGTTAATAAAAACAACTCAGGAACTTTTGCATCCTATCAGGGAACAGGATATACAAGATTAGCTTCAAATGCTCCTGTTTTTGAAGGAGTAAGCGAAAAAATGAATATTACGTCTTCTGGTGTGAAAGATTTTACAGCTTCCGGGATTTCTATGGAGTTTAACTCAGGTACATATCCGAATGGTGATGTATGGATATCAAGAGGTACAATTAATCCGGATCAACTACCAAATACAGATACTAATTTCGGCTTCTATACGATTATAAACAATTATGGGACAAACCTTGCATTTTCACCGCTTGCCTCCTTATCATTTTATAAAAATACAGGATTTGGCAATTATCTGAATCCATCTTCTTACAGTCTCTTCAAAAGAGGGAGCAATGACTTTGGAAGCACCTGGGGAACAAGCGTCGATAATGCAGATCAGGTTTCCGGTACAGGTCTTAACACAAAGGTTACTTTTAACACAAATTTAAATGTAAATTCTTTCAGTCAGTTTTTTCTAACCAATTCTTCTTCTACATTATCCAGAGTTAATTCCGAGGTTGTGAAAAATCAGTTGCCAAGAATTGTTCCCAACCCTTCTGCTCAGGGCACTCCAATCTCAGTCCGCGTACCAAAAGCGTGGGTGGGCTCACAATTAATTATTTATGATATGTCCGGTAAAAAAGTAGCAGAAATATTCAGTTTAAAATCTGAAGAAAACATTATGCTGAACCTTCCTAAGGGATCATATATAGCATCCTATCTATCTAAAACCGATACATCTCGGGAAAAATTCATCATTAAATAA
- a CDS encoding helix-turn-helix transcriptional regulator produces MIDTAMQNKKIHQGKNIKRFREMLGIKQEALAFELGDDWNQKKISLLEQKETVESDILAQVAQILKVPAEAIENFDEEQAINIISNTASFDNCQQPAFFNNQPTFNPLDKMVELYERMLKQQQEMIDKLEKLIQNK; encoded by the coding sequence ATGATTGACACAGCTATGCAAAATAAAAAAATACATCAAGGCAAAAATATTAAACGTTTCCGTGAAATGCTGGGTATCAAGCAGGAGGCCTTAGCTTTCGAATTAGGTGACGACTGGAATCAGAAGAAAATCTCTCTTTTAGAACAAAAAGAAACAGTAGAATCTGATATTCTCGCTCAGGTGGCTCAGATTCTTAAAGTTCCTGCAGAAGCAATTGAAAATTTTGATGAAGAACAAGCGATAAACATTATTTCTAATACGGCCTCTTTTGATAATTGTCAACAACCGGCTTTTTTTAATAATCAACCCACTTTCAACCCCCTCGACAAAATGGTTGAACTCTATGAGCGTATGCTTAAACAACAACAAGAGATGATTGATAAGCTGGAAAAGCTGATTCAAAACAAATAA
- a CDS encoding cytochrome-c peroxidase, protein MRSYPLLVIVLLIGFAVMSFNPVYKGRENENTFVNKGLSDFRIKLEQLKSDVDKFSEDRISLEELQKSLSSTRNSFKEIEFYIAYHYPEFTKSHLNAAPLFHIEAAGTSSYTLPPEGLQVLDELIFSEEAGNEKEKIKTITTFLYNSFSGFYLSALKNGLSKGNNKTLPLRIELIRIYSLGVSGFDTPGSLNISEETSHALAGIQKYINDDLYFKNYNTQKANQILTEAISYLSKNTDFETFDRIEFYKKYVQPLYEELGKWDGRPDDLKEFSGWNVGNKNFFSSDFLDPYFYTLLKSSEDSPELRNLGKSIFYDQNLSGNGKMSCATCHLQENAFTDLKAKSQSNVEGKTVLRNSPSLYNAVFARRFFYDLRAFYLEQQAEHVIYNEQEFNTSYESIIQKLKTKPEYKKAFRTAFKDGKISKENFSKALSSYVASLYSFDSDFDRFMRNEKNVSDDVKKGFNLFMGKANCATCHFGPTFSGLVPPFFNENESEVLGVTTRPIKQFPVELDQDLGRGNSPVKKEKSWIYDYSFKTVTVRNIALTKPYFHNGAFNTLEEVLDFYNEGGGEGLGLKMKNQTLAPDKLNLTEAEIKQIIAFLNALTDVSKAK, encoded by the coding sequence ATGAGATCTTATCCACTGCTTGTAATTGTCCTTCTGATAGGATTTGCAGTAATGTCCTTTAATCCTGTTTACAAAGGAAGAGAAAACGAAAATACATTTGTCAATAAAGGGCTGTCCGACTTTAGAATAAAGCTTGAACAATTGAAATCTGATGTTGATAAGTTCTCTGAAGACCGTATTTCTCTGGAAGAACTGCAAAAATCGCTGAGCAGTACAAGAAACTCATTCAAGGAAATAGAATTTTATATTGCTTACCATTATCCTGAATTTACCAAAAGCCACCTTAATGCAGCGCCATTGTTTCACATCGAAGCAGCTGGGACATCGTCATATACACTTCCTCCTGAAGGATTGCAGGTGCTTGATGAACTTATATTTTCAGAGGAAGCAGGAAATGAAAAAGAAAAGATCAAAACCATCACTACCTTTTTGTATAACAGCTTTTCCGGGTTTTATTTAAGTGCTTTAAAAAATGGGTTGAGCAAAGGAAATAACAAAACACTGCCTTTGCGAATAGAGTTGATCAGGATCTACTCACTGGGTGTTTCAGGTTTTGATACACCAGGATCTTTGAATATTTCCGAAGAAACCAGTCATGCACTTGCAGGAATTCAGAAGTACATTAATGATGATCTTTATTTTAAAAATTATAATACTCAGAAAGCCAATCAGATTTTAACAGAAGCCATCAGTTATCTTTCAAAAAACACCGACTTTGAAACCTTTGACAGGATTGAGTTTTATAAAAAATACGTGCAGCCTTTATATGAAGAACTTGGGAAATGGGATGGCAGACCGGATGACCTTAAAGAATTTTCAGGCTGGAATGTGGGGAATAAGAACTTTTTCAGCAGTGATTTTTTAGATCCTTATTTTTATACCTTATTGAAATCTTCGGAAGACAGTCCGGAACTCCGAAATCTTGGAAAATCCATTTTCTACGATCAGAACTTAAGTGGTAACGGGAAAATGAGCTGTGCCACATGCCACCTTCAGGAAAATGCTTTTACAGATCTGAAAGCAAAATCACAAAGTAATGTGGAAGGGAAAACAGTGTTGAGAAATTCGCCCTCTTTATATAATGCTGTTTTTGCCAGGAGATTTTTCTATGATCTTCGTGCTTTCTATCTTGAACAGCAGGCAGAACACGTTATTTATAATGAGCAGGAATTCAATACCAGCTATGAAAGCATTATCCAGAAATTAAAAACAAAACCTGAGTATAAAAAAGCGTTCCGTACTGCATTTAAAGACGGAAAAATCAGTAAAGAAAACTTCTCCAAAGCATTAAGTTCTTATGTGGCTTCATTGTATTCATTTGACAGCGATTTTGACCGTTTTATGAGGAATGAAAAAAATGTTTCCGATGATGTGAAAAAAGGATTCAACCTCTTTATGGGAAAAGCCAATTGTGCAACCTGCCATTTTGGACCTACCTTTTCCGGATTGGTACCGCCGTTTTTTAATGAAAATGAATCCGAAGTACTGGGAGTAACTACCAGGCCGATCAAACAGTTTCCGGTAGAACTTGATCAGGACTTAGGAAGAGGAAACAGCCCGGTGAAAAAAGAAAAGTCATGGATTTATGATTACTCTTTTAAAACCGTGACAGTGAGAAATATCGCACTTACAAAGCCCTATTTCCATAACGGAGCTTTCAACACCCTGGAAGAAGTTCTTGATTTTTATAATGAAGGCGGAGGAGAAGGTTTAGGATTAAAAATGAAAAATCAGACGCTGGCACCCGATAAATTGAACCTCACCGAAGCAGAAATAAAACAGATCATCGCCTTTCTGAATGCCCTTACGGATGTGAGTAAAGCGAAGTAG
- a CDS encoding nucleoside phosphorylase, with protein MLNKLAASELVLNEDGSVYHLNLLPEDIADKIILVGDPDRVAKVSKYFDTVEIKKNKREFYTHTGTLRGERITVMSTGIGTENIDIVMNELDALVNIDLQNKEFKTEHKALELFRMGTCGSVNPDVQVDNMLVTQNVVGLDGLMHFYQDYNFENEFSKSFLEKFPYERIKPMLYFSDWAEEMGAYYKDAKYHGNTATFPGFYAPQGRQLRLKAVDDQFLETLNDLGITNFEMETSAIYALSKLLGHKAITVNNVIANRRRGEFSADHHASEKNLIEWVLERIIK; from the coding sequence ATGCTAAACAAACTTGCTGCCTCAGAACTTGTTCTGAATGAAGACGGAAGTGTATACCACCTGAATCTTTTACCTGAAGATATCGCTGACAAAATCATCCTTGTGGGTGATCCTGACAGAGTGGCAAAAGTTTCAAAATACTTCGATACCGTAGAAATCAAAAAAAATAAAAGAGAATTCTATACGCATACAGGAACGCTTCGTGGAGAAAGAATTACCGTAATGTCTACAGGTATCGGAACTGAAAACATCGATATCGTGATGAACGAACTGGATGCTTTGGTGAACATTGATCTTCAGAACAAAGAATTCAAGACTGAGCACAAAGCGCTTGAGCTTTTCCGTATGGGAACCTGTGGAAGTGTAAACCCTGACGTACAGGTGGACAATATGCTTGTAACTCAAAATGTAGTTGGATTAGACGGACTGATGCATTTCTACCAGGACTACAACTTCGAAAATGAGTTTTCTAAGAGTTTCCTTGAAAAATTTCCCTACGAAAGAATCAAGCCAATGCTTTATTTCTCAGACTGGGCAGAAGAAATGGGAGCATACTACAAAGATGCCAAATACCACGGAAATACAGCAACATTCCCGGGATTCTATGCTCCACAGGGAAGACAGCTTCGTTTGAAAGCGGTAGATGACCAATTCCTGGAAACATTGAATGATCTTGGAATTACCAATTTTGAGATGGAGACCTCTGCGATCTATGCTCTTTCAAAATTATTAGGACACAAAGCCATTACCGTAAATAACGTTATTGCCAATAGAAGACGCGGTGAGTTCTCTGCAGATCACCATGCATCTGAGAAAAACCTTATTGAATGGGTGTTGGAAAGAATTATCAAGTAA
- a CDS encoding NAD-binding protein, with product MKKIGIIGYGWLGERLASSLSGKYNLSATTTTENKAEDLNNRGITAVIASFPDYQLTESFSQWEEIKNMDVLIITIPVSEKSCCVSSLYNRIQNLSAFIGDFKGQMFLMSSTGVYPDIAKEFTEEDVPLEKISGERMLRNKYPQLNILRLGGLMGDNRLLKNYNVGNLDHAVNHIHYADISRIISEMIEQKSESKLYNVTAPVHPAKSQVINAQKNLLDEEEFEVKGKKVMSSKLISELEYTFQYPDPRSFHL from the coding sequence ATGAAGAAAATAGGAATTATCGGCTATGGCTGGCTGGGAGAGAGACTTGCATCTTCCTTATCCGGAAAATATAATCTGTCCGCAACAACCACAACGGAAAATAAAGCAGAAGATCTCAATAATAGAGGAATCACTGCTGTAATAGCTTCTTTCCCAGATTATCAGTTGACAGAATCTTTTTCCCAATGGGAGGAAATTAAAAATATGGATGTTCTGATTATTACAATTCCTGTTTCTGAAAAAAGCTGTTGTGTAAGCTCATTGTATAACAGGATTCAGAATTTGTCAGCTTTTATAGGAGACTTTAAAGGGCAGATGTTTCTGATGAGTTCTACAGGTGTTTATCCCGATATTGCTAAAGAATTTACAGAAGAAGATGTCCCTTTGGAGAAAATATCAGGCGAAAGAATGTTGAGAAATAAATATCCCCAACTGAATATTCTGAGACTTGGAGGGTTGATGGGAGATAACAGACTTTTAAAAAATTATAATGTAGGTAATCTGGACCATGCGGTAAATCATATTCATTATGCTGATATCAGCAGGATTATCTCAGAAATGATTGAACAGAAAAGTGAATCAAAACTTTATAATGTTACGGCTCCTGTACATCCTGCGAAAAGTCAGGTGATTAACGCACAGAAAAATCTACTTGATGAAGAAGAGTTTGAAGTGAAAGGGAAGAAAGTAATGTCTTCAAAACTCATTTCAGAACTGGAGTATACATTTCAATATCCGGATCCGAGGAGTTTTCATTTGTAA
- a CDS encoding DNA-3-methyladenine glycosylase I, protein MEKIRCGWCEKDDLYRKYHDEEWGRPVYDDETIFEFLILECFQAGLSWYTILSKRENFRKAFDHFDYKKVAAYSDKKIEELMNNPGIIRNRLKILAAVTNAQRFMEVQKEFGSFSNYIWGFVDGKPIDNKPEKLSDVPATTEISDLVSKDLKKRGFKFVGSTVMYAHMQATGMINDHLKSCFIRK, encoded by the coding sequence ATGGAAAAAATCCGCTGTGGCTGGTGCGAAAAAGATGATCTCTACAGAAAGTATCATGATGAAGAATGGGGAAGACCTGTTTATGATGATGAAACAATATTTGAGTTCCTGATTCTGGAGTGCTTTCAGGCCGGCCTGAGCTGGTATACCATTTTATCCAAAAGGGAAAATTTCAGGAAGGCCTTTGATCATTTTGATTATAAAAAAGTAGCTGCCTATTCTGATAAAAAGATTGAAGAATTAATGAACAACCCAGGAATTATAAGAAACAGACTTAAAATTCTTGCAGCGGTTACCAATGCTCAAAGATTTATGGAAGTTCAGAAAGAGTTTGGAAGCTTTTCCAACTATATCTGGGGTTTTGTAGATGGAAAGCCAATCGATAACAAACCCGAAAAATTGTCTGATGTTCCTGCCACAACAGAGATTTCCGATCTCGTCTCTAAAGACCTTAAAAAAAGAGGATTCAAATTTGTTGGTTCTACAGTAATGTATGCTCATATGCAGGCCACCGGAATGATTAATGATCATTTAAAAAGCTGTTTTATAAGAAAATGA